From Coregonus clupeaformis isolate EN_2021a unplaced genomic scaffold, ASM2061545v1 scaf0300, whole genome shotgun sequence:
GGTCTAATTGATCTCAGAAGACATACCCAAATGGTGTTAGAAATAAACAGGTAGGTAGGTCAAATATAAATTAGTTTTTGGCTTCCATGAAAACAGGAATTATCAGGAACCCAATGTCCATTACAGTAATTCATCTAACTGTTAACCATATGCCTATACAGATGCCTAAAACATGTTATTactcttccatatgtttgaggcAGGAATAAATAGCATAGCACCAGTATAGCATACCAATAGCATAGCACCAGTATAGCATACCAATAGCATAGCACCAGTATAGCATACCAATAGCATAGCACCAGTATAGCATACCAATAGCATAGCACCAGTATAGCATACCAATAGCATACCACCAGTATAGCATACCAATAGCATAGCACCAGTATAGCATACCAATAGCATAGCACCAGTATAGCATACCAATAGCATAGCACCAGTATAGCATACCAATAGCATAGCACCAGTATAGCATACCAATAGCATAGCACCAGTATAGCATACCAATAGCATACCACCTGTATAGCATACCAATAGCATAGCACCAGTATAGCATACCAATAGCATAGCACCAGTATAGCATACCAATAGCATAGCACCAGTATAGCATACCAATAGCATACCACCAGTATAGCATACCAATAGCATAGCACCAGTATAGCATACCAATAGCATAGCACCAGTATAGCATACCAATAGCATAGCACCAGTATAGCATACCAATAGCATACCACCAGTATAGCATACCAATAGCATAGCACCAGTATAGCATACCAATAGCATAGCACCAGTATAGCATACCAATAGCATACCAGCAGTATAGCATACCAGCAGTCCACTGGGGACACCTCAGAGCACCACCAACTGCACAGAAAAAAAACATCAAACAAAGAGCTTACGAAGAGCTCTTTGATTTGCCCGTCTTTTAGACTTCTGAGACTACTCCTTGATCGCATGAAGATACATTTAAAGGCATACAAAAAAATGGCAATGTATCGGCCTACTGTCATTTGGATGGAGTGATGTTCAAGCAAGCCGCCTATATAGTAAACCCACTCACAACAGCATTTGCTGCATGGAATGCCAGTCAGAGCAGAGGTGAGATTAATCGTTAGCTTTTATTAATAAATGCGCagtaacataaaaaaataaaaaataaaaactgggATCCAGACTGATATTGTCTGTTTCATGATTGAAGTGGAACAATGGTTAGACTCCAGGGTAACACAAATAAGGGTATAAAACATAGACCTCATTCTACAGTAGGGCCTAGGCTGAATAgacagagggggacaggggggcACAGCCAGCCAAGCCAGAATTTAGGATCACTAAGCACAGCATAGCCTAGGCATAATTTAGGATCACCAAACACAGCACAGCCTAGGCATAATTTAGCTAAGGATCACTTTTCACCTCTCCCCTGTGCTCACCTCTCCTTTCTCCATCTGTCATCTCTTACTGAGGAATGTGTTGATGTTTTCCTTAGTAGTCTTTCCGAATAACACAGTTACAAGTATTGAAGAAAGACTAGGGTCACAGACAATTAGGAATGTaaatagagggggagggagggagggagagagagagagagagagagagagagagagagagagagagagagagagagagagagagagagagagagagagagagagagagagagagagagagagagagagagagagagagagagagagagagagagagagagagagagagagagagagagagagagagagagagagagagagagagagagagagagagagagagagagagagagagagagagagagagagagagagagcgagagagagagagagagagagagggagggagggagagagagaggaagagagagagagagagagagagaaagagagagagagagagagagagagagagagagagagagagagagagagagagagagagagagagagagagagagagagagagagagagagagagagagagagagagagagagagagagagggagggagggagagaggaagagagagagagagagagagagagagaaagagagagagagagagagagagagagagagagagagagagagagagagagagagagagagagagagagagagagagagagagagagagagagagagagagagagagagagagagagagagagagagaaagaaagagagagagagagagagagagggagacaggaggaacAGAGTAACTTAATCATATAATCCTTTCAACCTCAATGAATTCTCCAGCTGTTTATTGGGCTGAAGAGTCACAGTCTTATGACTTGCACTCTCTGAGTGGCCTATATTCCATTAGATAGATCATAACAAATTATAATTGTTTTTAACATTTATACTATACATTGAGATAATCTGTCTTAAGGCGACTCAACCTTGTCCCTTGACTTCGAACAATGAGAGACAACAGTTCATGTTTATCTCTGAGTCCCAATGAAATGTCCGTTGTCTCCCTCAGTGCGTCTTTAACTTCATAGATAGGCTTCAGAACATAGTCATTGAGCTGGCTCTCCCCTCTCAGATCGTTGTCTTGACTCTGTTTAAATTTCACCTCCAACTCCAGGAGAGATTTCTCCACGCTTGTAAAAGCCTCAGTGATCTGAATGATTTCCCCAGTGAGAAACTTCCCATAGCTATCCTCTCCGTCCAGGTCGTGTGAAATACTCCCGCCGATGCTTTCCAACAACCTTGTGACGTCTTCAATTTGGTGCTTCACGATAATAAAGTCGTCACGTACCACTGAATCGCTGTCTTCATCGTGATGGAATCCACACGCACGCCGGTCTGCGAATTTAAAAAGCATTTGACATTGCTCGGGGTCCTCATTATCCTCATAATCGCCGTCCGGTACGAAAAAGTGATGAAAAGTCCCATTGGACATTTCCGGTTGTAACGGTCCGGTATAAACTGCCCGGTAAAGCGGAaaagaagacattaaaactagCAGCACCAGCGGAATAGAAGccattatattttttatttagtttCAGCACGGTCAAGGTTTAGTTTGACGCTGTCCTCTGAGGGGCGCAAAACATGTGTAGCCTATTGACTGACTTGGCATTGAGCGCAGCAACCCACCGCACCGTGGCGCGCAGCCCCTGCCCACTGCATTCCGACTCAAGTTACAGTTCTCCCGTCACTAATAAAAGGAACAGACAGCTATAACCAGACCCCAGATAATCGTCCCACAAATATTTAAAATGGACATAGCCAGCCTATACATTACTATTGTAAGTTGATGTAGGCCAGGCCACTATGACAAAGACGTGCAGAAAAAAAGTAGGCAGAAGAAAGGTGTTTTATGGCAAGGGTCAAAttaatattataaactgggtggttcgagccctgaatgctgattggctgggtGGTTCaagtcctgaatgctgattggctgacagccgtgttATATCAGACCATGTACCACTggcatgacaaaacatttatttgaactGCTCTAATTAGGttgataaccagtttataatagcaataaggcacctcaggggtttgtgatatatggccaatagtAGGCTTTGGTTGAAGCTCAATGTTAAATTCAAATCTCCCTACCATCAATATCCAGTGGCGATATTAGTATATAAATCTTGTTGGGGTACACTTTGATTACAttttttatgcatgccagcaaagccactacacaacacaaacaatacattaattgcactataattttttaaaaacatttttagtcatttagcagacgctcttatccagagcaactttacagttagtaagtgcatttttcatactggccccccgtgggaatcgaacccacaaccctggcgttgcaagcgccatgctctaccaactgagctacaggagacaaACGGTGTCCACAAACTGTtaaggcctacataaagctgtcccaacagcagagtcccaacagcagagtcccaacaccttaccactgctacacctggctatcagcggagccttgtctggcagcgaaacagttcattcagcctcatttactgccttttaaaaaaaaacatagctgatatggctgacttgcttaaacaaatgtggtttctactgacaattgagatgtacaaactatggcataaggggacgacgagcggataagaggcaatccgtaatttttattaggacattaatgagcgagctaggatggacgaAGTCaaaataactatttgttcagcacttctGAAATGAACAgcgacataattcagaacatgggccgttcttacagtgttctccctgtacaccaagtcagaaccgtaggataaatgaaGGGGACATATacacagacaatgaaagctcttacaatattcaatgattacaatgatctaaaacaggctataggctacatgtgcaccaccaagtcagaacagtaggctatgtTATGatggggaaagggaccaaattattagggtgatgcacatgggctactaacagcttactacacaacatacacttagtattactttcttagctacagtatacatatctccctggcatattacatcatttatgcagcagcatacaatacatttctggactcaccttgttgtgctgtgttcacttgaacaggaaggtgcccttcttgtgggcaaattttgtcatcaaactttgtcatcaaagtctggcattctctggatgtatggtgctttcaagacaactgggaactctgaaaaaaacaaggtcaaatcataaCGTCAATGATCTTCAGgacggagctctagaaagaggcctgagttcccgacttggaattctgagttggatgactgttcaaaacttttatttcagagttcccagctgtcttgaactcactaaagtctgagatttcccagttctgagtttccagttgttttgaacgttgCATTTTGCGGCAGAAGTCATGTTGGATTGACagcaatgtattcaaccttttctggcccatggtgttgcatgtgaatgtttatccttttaagcttggaaaagggacccttaaacccagacttggaccacacacccgcTCCACTGAACAGCAggatagtgattgctttgcaacgccactgattccttccaaaccactcattgttgaatttgcgatttccaacttgttgtgtaatgtttatgtccaatggctgatgagcaccgatacgttttatctataatttctcttcatatgacaaggtttgaattcatgatgatgactgcttgtctagcttgctagctaagattttgtaagtatgatgttgacatgatcagtccaatcaaagctacggtagatataacgtgatttgacattttatctgtggcgattgaccttgagccttcttggatgggcacttctaatataactctatggcagcacccaaggggcttgaattttcgagctcttcccatagattttgcggtgacgtagtgtccacaTGAGCgccagaacactgagccaatcatggcgcaactagagaacataaccaacccctacactccgtattttcagctggctgccccaccaccacagaaagcactgagcttggCTGAAACACTTGCATTTTGGAGCTCAAGAAAGtgtgggaaattattctcttatattttagatgtgctgttagcttaataagaaagcattaatgattaaacataataggtttgtgctgtactgatatagattgtttaacataacaagctgtgattcatgtgaggagctgttaggggagtagggggagataaggcttgtgtctcacacagacacaaacactgcctctttgttagaacgctcaaggacatgtgtactgcaaaagtgctgactctctggacaagttgcaaaacaacttatgcctggcaacagtgaagcgccaaggggctgggaccagcctgtgcgccaacgataggctgaataagtctaaaccacgctcagtctctactctgataggcccagcctggagcaggaacaatctctgtcagagtatttaaagaagaacttataacaatggctcagttctctgactgccctgtgtggcgtttcagtggacccgtatatacgaacatcatatttaccattgaagtgttttgcattaattaaaatacaagtctattttagaagacgtgtattgacctctttttgttccagtaccagatttgaattgacgcaacttaacaattggtgaccaccgacgtgatctggtaaagggacttcgctgggtattgtccggcccattggacatctctgtcattggacggtgtgtttcacaaagagtccggacaaCTAAAaaaaggtaagcagacacctattgttatataactaaagttctgcacattggctttatccaaattaattttgtgaaacacctgtctgatgtaagtgaactaaattatgaattattatactaattattatgagtagataagcaccatattgtgacatgcaaacctgtggtgaatgtgatgttaaaccttggtaccatagagtattgttccactgacacgtaccagagggctaggtacggctaggatcggGGAAAATACTGAAATCCCCAGGCTAGGACCACCAGAAGTGGGAACTGTGGGATGTAGGGAATTATTGGATTAAAAGTGTTGCGCTACTGGCAAGgatcgtaactacgagggtacggctaggatcagagggacacttacaattttagatagtgttgcgctatcggcaaggtccgtaactagtacggctaggatcgtaggagcactttaaagtataggGTGTCGTGTGAATGAGAGTGCgaatgatcccagtgtaataaaaGAGTGAATGCGGGTTATTAAAATttataaacctgtataccttgatagaaaactaattaggagTTAAAGAAgtctgtggttgcttaaaccatataacccgttaataacaattgggaatataaaggtaaaaataatgaataactagtatgactaaactgaaacgtttgaactgatataattgaactgtaacgtttgatgtttgacacagcataatactggttttaaataattatgttgaagcaatttggtgtattatttaatttaacgtttgatgtttgaccctgcaaaaatactggttaaataattagactgaaataatttggtttatcgttgaaatataaagtagagaatatttaaattggcatttttggtcatttagcagacgctcttgtccagagcgacttgcaggagcaattggggttgagtgccttgctcgggggcacatcggcagatttttcgcctggtcggctcgggaattggaaccggcgacctctcggttgctggcacggtgctcttggttactgggctacctgccgccccatatgagtttaaggttgtgccgttgtttgagcATGTGACGGGTTTGATGGGTGATCGGACCATAACTggtgtggttatggaagtaatgtataggcagtggagagccaatagggggctccattgaactattatgttttgttgggcatttcggtggcatggggtggggtctgtgtgtatgagtgaattcggcggctggtatgggtggtgaccggatactactgagtatttggtttgttgatgttgcatggaagatttgtagcgtggttggggttaaatagaaagactcactt
This genomic window contains:
- the LOC121568411 gene encoding fin bud initiation factor-like, which produces MASIPLVLLVLMSSFPLYRAVYTGPLQPEMSNGTFHHFFVPDGDYEDNEDPEQCQMLFKFADRRACGFHHDEDSDSVVRDDFIIVKHQIEDVTRLLESIGGSISHDLDGEDSYGKFLTGEIIQITEAFTSVEKSLLELEVKFKQSQDNDLRGESQLNDYVLKPIYEVKDALRETTDISLGLRDKHELLSLIVRSQGTRLSRLKTDYLNV